Part of the Micromonospora inyonensis genome, CGGTCTCGTCCTCGCCCACCACGATCCGGCTCAGCACCCCCGCCGCGGGGGACGGGATCTCGGTGTCGACCTTGTCGGTCGAGACCTCGAGCAGCGGCTCGTCGACCTCGACCGTGTCGCCCTCCTGCTTGAGCCAGCGCGTGACGGTGCCCTCGGTGACGCTTTCGCCGAGCCGGGGCATGGTGACCGATACCGGCATCTTTCAAGACTCCTTCGTGGCCTGGGTACGGATCCTCGCCCGCTTGCCGCCGGACGTCGCGGATGTGGGTGTGGTCAGGCGTGCGCGTGCAGCGGCTTGCCCGCCAGGGCGAGGTGCGCCTCGCCGAGGGCCTCGTTCTGCGTCGGGTGGGCGTGCACGAGCTGCGCCACCTCGGCCGGGTAGGCCTCCCAGTTGTAGATGAGCTGTGCCTCGCCGATCAGCTCACCGACCCGGGCGCCGACCATGTGCACGCCGACCACCGGACCGTCGGAGACCCGGACCAGCTTGACGAAGCCCGTGGTCTTGAGGATCTGGCTCTTGCCGTTGCCACCCAGGTTGTAGTTGTAGGTCTTGATCTTGTCCGCCCCGTACTGCTCCTTGGCCTTGGCCTCGGTGAGGCCGACCGACGCCAGCTCCGGGTCGCAGTAGGTGACCCGGGGGATGCCCGCCTCGTCGATCACGGTGGGGTTCCGGCCGGCGATCTCCTCGGCGACGAAGATGCCCTGCTGGAAGCCGCGGTGCGCCAGCTGGAGACCGGGGACGATGTCGCCGACCGCGTAGACGTTCGGCACACCGGTGCGCAGCCGCTCGTCGGTCAGCACGTACCCGCGGTCGATCTTGACGCCCTGCTCCTCGTACCCGAGGTCGGCGGTGACCGGGCCACGGCCGACGGCGACGAGCAGCAGCTCGGCCTCGACGGTCTCGCCACCGGCGATGGTGACCTTGACGCCCTTCTCGGTCTTCTCGACCTTCTCGAAGGGCTTGCCGACCTTGAAGTTGATCTTCCGCTTGCGGAACGCCCGCTCCAGCGCCTTCGACGACTCCTCGTCCTCGGCGGCGACCAGTCGGGGCAGCGCCTCGATGATCGTCACGTCCACCCCGAAGGACTTCCAGACGCTGGCGAACTCGACGCCGATCACGCCGCCGCCGAGCACGATCGCCGACGCGGGAACCCGGTCCAGGGTCAGCGCGTGGTCACTGGTGATCACCCGCTCGCCGTCGACCTCCAGGCCGGGCAGGCTGCGGGCGTACGAGCCGGTGGCCAGCACCACGTTACGGCCGGTGTAGCGCTTGCCGTCGACCTCGACGACGTTCGGCCCCACCAGTCGGCCGGCCCCCGACACGAAGGTGATGTTCTTCGAGCTGCCGACCAGGCCCTGGAGGCCCTTGTACAGGCGGGCGACGACGCCGTCCTTGTACGAGTTGACCCCGGCCATGTCGATGCCGACCAGCTCGGCCTTGACGCCGAACTGCTCCGACTCGCGGGTGTTGTCGGCGATCTCGGCCGCGTGCAGCAGGGCCTTGGTCGGGATGCAGCCGTTGTGCAGGCAGGTCCCGCCGAGCTTGCCCTTCTCGATCAGCGCGACCTTGAGGTCCAGCTGGGCGGCGCGCAGCGCCGCCGCATAGCCGCCACTGCCTCCTCCGAGGATGACAACGTCGAAGGTCGCGTCGTTCGGCTCGCTCACACTCAACTCCCAGGTCGCGTCGCTGCTACGAGGGTCATGCCAGGAAAAGGGCATACTCGCCTCGGTCATCTTGTCACCTGCCCTCGCAGCGCGCGTAGTCAGGTGCTCAACGACACGTCGAGGACACGTACGCTTGGCGGAAGGTGTCTCGAGACGGCGGGTGGAGGGGATGGCCGGTGGCGCTGTTCCGGCGACGACGCAAGCCCAGCGGTGACACGGGTCCGGGACGCGCGGCCAGCCGTGCCGATCTTGAGCACCTGGAGAACTTCGTCCGGACCAGGCGTGGGGTCGAGGCGTTCATCGAACCCCGGACCACCGTCACCGAGACCACGGTGATGCTGATCGCCGACGACGGGGAGTGGACCCGCCGCCGTATCGACTCGCCGGAGAACGCCCGCCGCTTCGCCCACCGGCTCGCCGTCCCCATCTACGACGTGCGCCTGGTCGGCTACCCGCAACGGATGCGCGACTTCAACGAGCGACGCAAGCGCCGCCCCGAGCGGTACTGAGGTAACGCCCCCGCACCCTCGGCTCCGGTCCGTGGGCGTCTGCACGGCGCCCGGGTGTGTGCAGGGGACCCCTGCTAACCGAAAAGCGGTAACAGGGGTCCCCTCCTACCACCTCAGCCCTCGGCGGCGATGTCCTCGACGAGTTGCACCAGGGTCCGGACCGGCACGCCGGTACCGCCCTTGGTCCAGTATCCAGTCGGCTCGCCCGAGTGGTAGCTCGGACCGGCGATGTCGATGTGCGCCCAGGCCACGTCGTCGGAGACGAACTCGCGCAGGAACGTGCCGCCCTGGAGCATGTGCCCGGCCCGGTCCATCCCGGCGTTGACCTGGGAGATGTCGGCGACGTCGGAGTCCATGCCCTTGCGCACGTCGTCCGGCAGCGGCATCGGCCAGGCCGGCTCGCCGACCGCGTCGCCGACCGCCTTCACCCGCTCGCAGAGCTCCGGCGTCCCCATCACCCCGGCGACCCGCTTGCCGAGGGAGATCACCTGCCCGCCGGTCAGGGTGGAGGTCTCGACGAGGTAGTCGCAGCCGTCCGCGCAGGCCCGCGCCATCGCGTCGGCCAGGACCATCCGTCCCTCGGCGTCGGTGTTGAGCACCTCGACCCGCTTGCCGTTGAACATGGTGATGACGTCGCCCGGCCGGTACGCCGTACCCGACGGCATGTTCTCCGCCATCGGGACGTAGGCGCTCACCGCCACCGACGGCTTCAGCGCCGCGACGGCCAGCATGGTCGCCGCGACCGCCGCCGCGCCGGCCATGTCGGACTTCATCTCCCACATGCCCTGCGACGGCTTGATGGAGATGCCGCCGGTGTCGAAGGTGATGCCCTTGCCGACCAGCGCCACCCGCTTGCCGGTCGCCCCGCCCTCCGGGGTGTACGTGATCTTGACCAGTCGCGGCGGGGCCTCCGAACCCTGCCCGACGGCGATGATGCCGCCGTAGCCCCCCTCAACCAGGGCCGCCTCGTCGAGCACCTCGACGGTCAGGCCGGCGGCCCGGGCGGCCTCGGCCACCGTGTCGGCGAAGGCCGGCGGGCGCTTGTCGTTGGGGGCGGTGTTCACCCAGTCCCGGCTGAGCCGCACCGCGCCGGCCACCGTGGCCGCCCGGGCGATCTCCGCCTGCGCGGTGGCGTCCCCGGCGTCCGGCACCGCCACCAGCACCTCCGCCACCGGCTCCCGCCGGGCCGGCTGCGGCTTGGTCTTGTAGCCGGCGAACCGGTATCCGCCCAGCAGCGCGCCCTCGGCGACCGCGCGCAGCGCCGCCGGGGCGTCCGCGTCGTCCGGCAGCGGCAGGCTCAGCGCCACCCGGCCGGCGCCGACCAGCGCCCGCACCGCCGACCCGGCGGCCCGGCGCAGCGTCTCCGGCGCCGGGGCGGCGCCGGTCGGCTCCGCGCCCAGCCCGACCGCGGCGACGATCGGTGCGGTGATCGTGCCCAGCGTGGCGAGCTTGATCACCTCGCCGGGAGCGCCGGTCGCGCCGAGCAGCGCCAGCGTCTCGGTCAGCTTGCCGTCGAAGGCGGCGGCGATGCTCTCCGCGCCGCTGCCGAGGAGCAGGGAACCGACAGGGCCGCTGGCGGCGTCCTGCTCACCGGTCTGACTGTGCACGCCGATCACGATGGCGTCGACGGCAAGCTCGGCGGGGTCGGTGTCGACCAGGCTCAGGGTGGTGCTGGGCGATGTCACTGAAGCTACTCCGGGCGGGCCGGGCCGGTCGCGGGTTGCGTCCGGCGGTGATGGTCTTCGGGGGCAACCTACCCGCCGGGGGACAGGGTTGTCCCGCCCGTGGATACGGCGGGTCCCGCCGATGCCAACCAGCGGTGCGGTCCCCGGTAAGTTGCCACCATGACCGACGTGACCTCCGACGCGACCGCGACCCGGTCGCGTCGTTCCCCGCTGCACGAGCGGCACACCGCCGCAGGCGCGAAGTTCGCTCCCTTCGGGGGCTGGGAGATGCCCCTGGAGTACGCCGGCGGCGGTGTGCTCAAGGAGCACACCGCCGTCCGGGAGGCCGTCGGTGTCTTCGACGTGTCCCACCTCGGCAAGGTACGGGTGACGGGAACCGGCGCCGCCGGGTTCGTCAACTCCTGCCTCAGCAACGACCTGGGCCGGATCGGCCCGGGACGGGCGCAGTACACCCTCTGCTGCGACGACGCGACCGGCGGGGTGGTCGACGACATCATCGCCTACCTGCACGACGACGGGCACGTCTTCCTCATCCCGAACGCCGCCAACACCGCCGAGGTGACGCGCCGGCTGCGCGCCGCCGCGCCGTCGTCGGTCACCGTCACCGACGAGCACGAGGCGTACGCCGTGCTGGCCGTGCAGGGGCCGCGCTCGGCCGCGCTGCTGGACGCCCTCGGCCTGCCCACCGGGCACGACTACATGAGCTTCTCCACCGCCACCCTGGACGGGGTGGAGCTGACCGTCTGCCGCACCGGCTACACCGGCGAACTCGGCTACGAGCTGGTGGTGCCCGCCGCGCACGCGGTCGCCGTCTGGGACGCCCTGCACGCCGCCGGGACCGACTTCGGGCTGCGGGCCTGCGGCCTGGCCGCCCGGGACACGCTGCGCACCGAGATGGGGTACCCGCTGCACGGGCAGGACCTGTCGCTGGAGATCACCCCGGTGCAGGCGCGCTGCGGCTGGGCGGTCGGCTGGGACAAGCCGGCCTTCTGGGGGCGGGACGCGCTGCGCGCCGAGAAGGCCGCCGGCCCCCGGCGTACCCTGCGTGGCCTGGTGGCGGTCGACCGGGCGATCCCCCGTCCCGGCATGGTCGTGCGGGTCGGTGACGCCGAGGTCGGCACGGTCACCAGCGGCACCTTCTCGCCCACCCGCAAGGAGGGCGTCGCCCTGGCCCTGCTCGACACGGCGGTCGGCCTGGCCGACGGCGACGAGGTGGAGGTCGACGTCCGGGGGCGCCGCGCCCGCATGCGCGTCACCCGGCCCCCCTTCGTCGACCCCTCCGTCAGGTGAACCGGCCCGGCGGCCACCCTCCTCGGGTCAGCGGGGGTGGTCGCCGGAGTCGAGGACGGCCTGGGTCCAGCCGCCCTCGATGACCCCGGTGGGGCCGAGCAGGGCCCAGTCGACGACGTCCGTCGCCTCCACCACGACCGGGGTGCCGATGCGGACCTCCGGGTCGTTCGTGGCGTCGCTGGCGCTGGTGCCGCTGATCCGCTCCGGGGTCTCCCACGACGTCACCGCCGCCCAGACGAACTCCGGGCCCTCGTCGCCGGGCAGGCCGTACTTGACCACGAGCTGCGCCTCGGCCGGCAGTGCCCCGGCCCGGTAGCGGGCCCGGACGTCCGGCAGCGAGGCGCGGGCGGTGGCCACCGCCTTCGACATGGCGTCGCCCCGGCGGGCGTACCGCACGTCCGGTTGGATGCCGGAGAAGAGCGTGGCGCACGCCGAGGCGAAGTACCGCCCGGGGGCCCCGGGCTGCCCGGCCGGCGGGTGCAGGCTGAGAAACGAGTCCGCCTCCGGGTCCGTCGCCGGGTCCAGCTCCAGCCGGAGCAGCACCGGCGCGGTCGCCCCGTGCTGCTCCGGGTTGCCGTACGCCACCGCGATGTCGTGCCCGGTGACCGTGGTGAGCACCGGCAGTTGGACGAATGCCGGCACCTCCTCGCCGGCCAGTCCGTCGGTCCAGGTCCGCAGCAGCCGACTGGCCACCCCGGTCAGCACCGCCCCCCAGGCCCGGGTCAGGTGGTCCGGGACGCCCTGGGTCTGCAACTCCAGCAGCCCGAACCGGCGCAGCCCCTTGGTGGTGAACCAGAGCCCGTCGGCGTCCGAGGAGTACGGCACCAGCACCCAGTCGACCAGGCGTACCCGGCCGTGGGCGTCGGGGAGCGAACGCAGCGCGGTCGCCGGGTCGAGGAACTGCAACCCGAACACGTCCACGACGTCCCCGTCGACGGTCTCGGCGACGGCGGCGGCCACCGCCCGGGCCGCCCACTCGTGTGCCGGCGGCCATCCCGGCCGGTACTCGGCCCGGACCACCACCACGTGCGTCGCCTCGGCCAGCCGCCCCAACTGCTCGCGGGTCGCACCGAACGCGGTCAGCAAATCCGGCGGGAGCGCGGGGAACTCGTCGATCGGTCGGGTGTCCACGCTCATCAGCGGACTCGCCAGCATCTGCCGGGCCAGCCCGTACGCCGGCTCGGCCAGCCGTCCGGCCAGGGCTGTCACCGCCGTCCGTGGGCTCACCCTCGGCAGCCCGCGCATCGGCACCAGATAGGTCGCGGTCAGTGTCTCCGGGACCGGAACGGGCAGGAAGTCGTCCGTGATGAGCAATTCGTCCCCCATCGCCGCGCCGGTGCTGTCGGGGGAGAACGCTACCCGGCATGGTGAGCCGTTCTCAGCCGGACAGCACGACTCCCAGGTAGACCAGGGTCGTGGCGACCTCGACGCTCGCGCCGAGCACGTCGCCGGTGATTCCGCCGAGGCGGCGTACCAGATGGCGCAGGAGCGCGAGGACGGCGGTGAGTGCCACGGCGACGGCGAGCGG contains:
- a CDS encoding leucyl aminopeptidase; translation: MTSPSTTLSLVDTDPAELAVDAIVIGVHSQTGEQDAASGPVGSLLLGSGAESIAAAFDGKLTETLALLGATGAPGEVIKLATLGTITAPIVAAVGLGAEPTGAAPAPETLRRAAGSAVRALVGAGRVALSLPLPDDADAPAALRAVAEGALLGGYRFAGYKTKPQPARREPVAEVLVAVPDAGDATAQAEIARAATVAGAVRLSRDWVNTAPNDKRPPAFADTVAEAARAAGLTVEVLDEAALVEGGYGGIIAVGQGSEAPPRLVKITYTPEGGATGKRVALVGKGITFDTGGISIKPSQGMWEMKSDMAGAAAVAATMLAVAALKPSVAVSAYVPMAENMPSGTAYRPGDVITMFNGKRVEVLNTDAEGRMVLADAMARACADGCDYLVETSTLTGGQVISLGKRVAGVMGTPELCERVKAVGDAVGEPAWPMPLPDDVRKGMDSDVADISQVNAGMDRAGHMLQGGTFLREFVSDDVAWAHIDIAGPSYHSGEPTGYWTKGGTGVPVRTLVQLVEDIAAEG
- the gcvT gene encoding glycine cleavage system aminomethyltransferase GcvT; translation: MTDVTSDATATRSRRSPLHERHTAAGAKFAPFGGWEMPLEYAGGGVLKEHTAVREAVGVFDVSHLGKVRVTGTGAAGFVNSCLSNDLGRIGPGRAQYTLCCDDATGGVVDDIIAYLHDDGHVFLIPNAANTAEVTRRLRAAAPSSVTVTDEHEAYAVLAVQGPRSAALLDALGLPTGHDYMSFSTATLDGVELTVCRTGYTGELGYELVVPAAHAVAVWDALHAAGTDFGLRACGLAARDTLRTEMGYPLHGQDLSLEITPVQARCGWAVGWDKPAFWGRDALRAEKAAGPRRTLRGLVAVDRAIPRPGMVVRVGDAEVGTVTSGTFSPTRKEGVALALLDTAVGLADGDEVEVDVRGRRARMRVTRPPFVDPSVR
- a CDS encoding DUF2314 domain-containing protein; translated protein: MLITDDFLPVPVPETLTATYLVPMRGLPRVSPRTAVTALAGRLAEPAYGLARQMLASPLMSVDTRPIDEFPALPPDLLTAFGATREQLGRLAEATHVVVVRAEYRPGWPPAHEWAARAVAAAVAETVDGDVVDVFGLQFLDPATALRSLPDAHGRVRLVDWVLVPYSSDADGLWFTTKGLRRFGLLELQTQGVPDHLTRAWGAVLTGVASRLLRTWTDGLAGEEVPAFVQLPVLTTVTGHDIAVAYGNPEQHGATAPVLLRLELDPATDPEADSFLSLHPPAGQPGAPGRYFASACATLFSGIQPDVRYARRGDAMSKAVATARASLPDVRARYRAGALPAEAQLVVKYGLPGDEGPEFVWAAVTSWETPERISGTSASDATNDPEVRIGTPVVVEATDVVDWALLGPTGVIEGGWTQAVLDSGDHPR
- the lpdA gene encoding dihydrolipoyl dehydrogenase — translated: MPFSWHDPRSSDATWELSVSEPNDATFDVVILGGGSGGYAAALRAAQLDLKVALIEKGKLGGTCLHNGCIPTKALLHAAEIADNTRESEQFGVKAELVGIDMAGVNSYKDGVVARLYKGLQGLVGSSKNITFVSGAGRLVGPNVVEVDGKRYTGRNVVLATGSYARSLPGLEVDGERVITSDHALTLDRVPASAIVLGGGVIGVEFASVWKSFGVDVTIIEALPRLVAAEDEESSKALERAFRKRKINFKVGKPFEKVEKTEKGVKVTIAGGETVEAELLLVAVGRGPVTADLGYEEQGVKIDRGYVLTDERLRTGVPNVYAVGDIVPGLQLAHRGFQQGIFVAEEIAGRNPTVIDEAGIPRVTYCDPELASVGLTEAKAKEQYGADKIKTYNYNLGGNGKSQILKTTGFVKLVRVSDGPVVGVHMVGARVGELIGEAQLIYNWEAYPAEVAQLVHAHPTQNEALGEAHLALAGKPLHAHA